In Sporomusaceae bacterium, the following are encoded in one genomic region:
- a CDS encoding methyl-accepting chemotaxis protein: MELSAVSLEHYIHILPQAAELVQADISISIADREKFLYYCPGRTLDLKIKAGTVLSPEMTIKIAQAERRKVVKRMDASLWGVPFIAVATPVFGQDGEVTGAISFQQAVTLQDDLRKMAGQLTDSMTAMAATMEEINAETEEISSNFHVMASLAAEAKRQAGDTGQVLTVIKNVAAQTNLLGLNAAIEAARVGDAGRGFGVVADEIRKLAAQSADSVGEIYAVLQAIQKGSGQMHEQTEQLNQAIAVVAQAMGNIAEAVQQAAVTAGELNALAESLSNQQ; encoded by the coding sequence ATGGAACTGTCCGCAGTTTCGCTGGAGCATTACATTCACATATTGCCGCAGGCTGCGGAGCTGGTACAGGCGGATATCAGCATCTCGATAGCCGACAGGGAAAAATTCTTGTATTATTGTCCCGGCCGGACACTGGACCTCAAGATAAAGGCCGGCACCGTCCTTAGCCCGGAAATGACCATCAAGATAGCGCAGGCGGAGCGGCGGAAGGTTGTTAAGCGCATGGATGCTTCTTTGTGGGGCGTCCCGTTCATCGCCGTGGCTACGCCTGTTTTCGGACAGGACGGCGAAGTGACGGGGGCGATATCCTTCCAGCAGGCGGTGACTTTGCAGGACGACCTGCGTAAAATGGCAGGGCAACTCACTGATAGTATGACAGCGATGGCGGCGACGATGGAAGAAATCAACGCCGAGACGGAGGAGATTTCTTCCAATTTTCACGTTATGGCCAGCCTGGCGGCGGAGGCCAAGCGACAGGCCGGCGATACCGGCCAGGTACTCACCGTCATTAAGAATGTTGCCGCTCAGACCAACCTTCTGGGTCTGAACGCCGCTATCGAAGCCGCCCGCGTAGGCGACGCGGGGCGCGGGTTCGGCGTGGTGGCCGACGAGATTCGTAAGCTGGCGGCCCAAAGCGCCGATTCGGTAGGCGAGATTTACGCCGTGCTGCAGGCCATTCAGAAAGGCAGCGGCCAGATGCACGAGCAGACCGAGCAGCTTAATCAGGCTATCGCGGTTGTTGCTCAGGCCATGGGCAATATTGCTGAGGCCGTCCAACAGGCGGCTGTCACCGCCGGCGAACTGAACGCGCTGGCCGAGTCGTTGTCTAATCAGCAGTAA
- a CDS encoding sigma 54-interacting transcriptional regulator has product MSKCKAEPVVISDYFDSILDVLNDGIYISDRSGKTLKINSTYEKLTGLTKEELMDRLVTDLIKEGKYDVALNPEIVKTGKPKTSVQITKVGRQVVLEGHPVFDKSGQVVLVVTFVRDIISLNQMKEQLAYQKELIARYNEVQCFKKPAYSTKVIAESKSMQKVHNLLGVVAVTDATVLILGETGVGKDVLARKIHEKSSRASHPFFKVDCASIPTNLVESELFGYEAGAFSGANTKGKPGFFEMAHKGTLFLDEIGELPLTMQAKLLRVLQDQEIIRVGSTKVKKVDVRFIAATNRDLEASVREGSFRSDLFYRLQVAVIKVPPLRDRKEDVLPLVANFLQGFNNKYRAGVKISQEVENIFLNYSWPGNIREMENLIQSLIITSQKGIIEVGDLPNHMLPSTINKDNNLSLAEILDNIERELLKKALESHDSILAVAKYFKVDRTTIFRKIRKYGLIKG; this is encoded by the coding sequence ATGAGTAAGTGCAAAGCGGAGCCTGTCGTAATAAGTGACTACTTTGATAGTATTCTTGATGTACTGAACGACGGTATCTATATATCAGATCGCTCAGGCAAGACTTTGAAAATTAACAGCACTTACGAGAAACTCACCGGCCTGACAAAAGAGGAGCTTATGGATCGGCTGGTGACCGACCTCATTAAGGAAGGTAAGTATGATGTGGCCCTGAATCCCGAAATCGTGAAGACTGGCAAGCCCAAAACATCGGTCCAGATTACTAAGGTTGGACGACAGGTCGTTCTCGAGGGCCATCCGGTTTTTGATAAGTCCGGGCAGGTTGTGCTTGTTGTCACCTTCGTCAGGGATATTATTTCGCTTAACCAGATGAAAGAGCAGTTGGCCTACCAAAAGGAGCTTATCGCCAGGTATAACGAGGTACAGTGTTTTAAGAAACCGGCCTACAGCACCAAGGTCATTGCTGAAAGTAAGTCGATGCAAAAGGTCCACAATTTATTAGGTGTTGTCGCCGTAACCGACGCTACGGTGCTGATTCTCGGTGAAACCGGTGTAGGTAAGGACGTGCTGGCCAGAAAAATTCACGAAAAGAGCTCGCGGGCCAGCCATCCGTTTTTTAAGGTAGACTGTGCTTCGATTCCGACGAACCTTGTCGAGTCGGAGTTATTCGGCTATGAAGCCGGGGCGTTTTCGGGGGCAAATACCAAAGGGAAACCGGGTTTTTTTGAGATGGCCCATAAAGGGACATTATTTTTGGACGAAATCGGCGAATTGCCTCTGACGATGCAGGCCAAATTGCTAAGGGTTCTACAAGACCAGGAAATTATCCGGGTAGGTTCAACGAAGGTTAAGAAGGTTGACGTCAGGTTTATTGCCGCGACTAACCGCGATTTAGAGGCGTCTGTGCGGGAAGGGTCATTCCGTAGTGATCTGTTTTACCGCTTGCAGGTGGCGGTTATTAAAGTTCCTCCTTTGCGGGACCGTAAAGAGGATGTGCTGCCGCTTGTGGCAAATTTCCTCCAGGGTTTTAATAATAAGTACCGGGCTGGAGTGAAGATTTCCCAAGAGGTCGAGAATATATTCCTGAACTACTCGTGGCCGGGCAACATCCGCGAGATGGAAAACCTCATCCAGAGCCTTATTATTACCAGTCAAAAGGGAATAATCGAGGTGGGGGATCTCCCTAATCATATGCTGCCGTCGACGATTAACAAAGACAACAATCTTTCGTTGGCCGAAATCCTCGATAATATCGAGCGGGAACTGCTGAAAAAGGCGCTTGAAAGCCATGATTCAATTTTGGCTGTCGCAAAATATTTTAAGGTTGATCGTACGACGATTTTTCGCAAAATTAGGAAATATGGATTAATTAAGGGTTGA